AGaagaatctaaaataaataacagtTATACATAACAGCTAGACTTGCATCATCCAAGAAAGAACGCACTGATCATACCCGCAGCCATCAGGGATGTTGATATTGGCTGATATCATCGAGCGGCGATAGCCACGGAGAGAAAGGTACTAAGTTGTCAATGTCGGACACGTTCATATCTTCTTGCAATGCATTGTAATTAAAGCAGGGATCTTTTGGTTGTTGTTGTCGTTGAAGTTGTGAGGGATCCTTTCCAAGTTCTTGTTTTGATTCTTGAAGTGACATTCCTTGATGATAAGGGTGGTGGGAGGAGGAAGGTGGTTGTGGTGTGGCGATGGAATGAAGAGGTTGTGCTCTGAAGAAGGCAAGGTGTTGAAGGAGAAATTGGAGTTCAGATTCTGCAGAAGCAATGACAGATTGCAAGTAAAGAATGGTTCTAAAGCAGCCCCCAACAGGGTCTTTGGCTCTCATATCAGACTCAAAGATAATGGAGTTGATGGCTGAGTTTCTGTTAACAGGGTCAAGAGGCTTGATCATGCTGGTGATTTTGCCAACTCCGAAAAGCTTGTGAGCATTAAGGAACTGTTTTTGGCGATAATGAGGAAAGAAAGGTGCGAGAATGCAGTTGGGTCCGCACTTCCTGCGTTGGTACTTACAAGCAGCACAAGCCTGTATGGTGCTCCTCGACGAACTCGTCCCACCTTCCATGCTTTCTGCAAATTTTAAGCCGAAAACAGAGCCTTTAATTTCTCACTACTTATTCTTTATATATCTCATTTATCTCAACAGATTCTGTTATGccaaaagatatttttagatCATCAAGTAATACCAAATCAATCTTCTTCATAATTAataactctcttttttttcttcttattatatttcttcatcatatgttataatttagtaattagtaatttaattatactttaaaagtgaaatgtagttttttttttatgaaaaatgttCAAAATTCAGTTTTATACCTTTTAAAAGATTACCTATTTTTATATCAAAGTGAAActtataaagatatattctacATAGACCAAGatatattttgtgttaaattgtTGTAAACTACACATATATACATAGATGTTGTTTAATGTGACTGTCTACCTATAACATTCACTTTGATTTTAATATCCTATGGTTTTCAAagttaattgaatcaaattgatagttagttatattaaaaaaactgaattattttgaaaataaaaactgaaactGGGctgttttttagtttaatttctaGAAAGTGTAGTATTcctaactaaaatatttaaattggaatgtaagttagaaaataaaaatatatataatgataatttagATTTTGAGATAATTTTGTTATGgttcaattcagtttatatGTAGATATTAGACAGGTTAATTCAGTTCACCTAAACAAATTATAATGTGTTAGTTTAATTCTTCAACCATTTATGTATTTTACTCATCCCAATAATATCCAGTTCAATTTCCTCCTGTTTCAATCcctttttatgattaaaaattacAAGGGTGTAGACATATGCATAAcgtttgtctttgttttttgtaataatactaaaaaaatgttattttgacaTATGCATAAGTTATGATagatatgattaaatataagagaaagcttaaatacataacaataatatacatatataaattaggTACAGGTTTGGTTAACCCATTattctatttaatatattttgttttactgttaaaaaaaatctcaacaGGTATTTGTGTATAAACAATTAATGGTTATTTTTACataagattaataaataaataaataatattagaattaaattttacaataattagatttttgtagttatataaattatgtttaagatttatgatgaataatttacataaagtcaattttaacttttaataatgtCTATCATAACAAAATAAGTATTGATATGTTTAGAAAAATCTGTtctaaatgtaattattaattgaatGTGGTAAGTGGGacgaaaatttattatttattaaattaaaaaaaaaactactaacGTTGttctaaacaataaaaaaaaagaaacaaagttgGGTAAGAGAAATAATATATTCGAAACTAACTTAatggtatttttcttttaaaaaagtataaagacaaatttgttgttgttattgtttaattttaatgaaatttgatatttacAATGATAACAagaaattataacattatttatttatacctATAAactacacacaaacacacacacacacatatatatatatatatatatatatatatataaaagaaattattttgtcTGTCTAAATTTGTtttccaaatttattctttaaatatttttgtttttataaacttaataactttttaattataaaactacctataaaataaatagaacctatttataataaaattatttatatttaatttcataattataataataataataattttattatatatgttaagtTTTCAATAGTTTTATCATcataaagttatataaaattagCTTTATACAGAAAGTGATGTAATATCTGAAAAAACGATCAAGTATAATTTTATCCACTCAACTAAATATTTGgtattttactaataaaaaaaaaactaagtatttagtaaactaataataacctcataaaaatattgaaatttaatttagaaagtgttaaaaaagtttgttgaaaaaggtaaacaattaaaagtaacaattacacatttgattgaatttgaacGAGAGTaattgaatagatttgaagataatttttgttgttgtttatttaaatgaatttgaaggtaaacgagagtggatttggaagtaaagtttgtgaagattaatgtagaatttaatttatgtgacagattaaaaaaaatttattttcaaatctactctcacttatctccaaatctattcaaataaacaacaaaaaaaaatttatcttcaaatcctctcaattactctcttccaaattcactcaagtaaACAAGACCTTAAAGATATATCTAAGTATTTTGAGACCATTGAGAGAAAACTTTGTATTTGCAATTGAGTTACTCTGTAAATgcatttctaaaataaaactattaaaaatatataaataaaggagTGGAAGCTTATgtctaaaaagtataaatattaatttataatgtaagaataaaagtgaaaactgataaagttttcttcttcaataaCTTGTACACTTCAGAAgagattattaatattttacccTTGACTGAATTTACTCTGCACAAACAAAAAAGAGGGAAACTACTGAGACAATGTGAGAATACAACATtgtttcaaacacattaaatGCTAAGTTTTAGTTACTTCAATGTAAAGAGATTTAAAGTGTAGTGCTAAGATTATTTTGGTTACTCAGTCGTAGCTATTAATTAAGAGTCAATGGTTAATGTTTCAATAGTTATATTATCTACCATATTATATGTGCAGTAATTTAGAATCTATTGAAGGTAAGAAATTGTATTGAACTTCAACTTCTTAAAGTATTTTCAACTGTCATACATTTTTTCTGAGATCTTATTAAAGCTGATGAAGGCTCATCCCACTAGAGCCACATGTGAAGTCTGGCTCACTGACTGTGTGTACCACAAGTTCAGGATCTGGAGATTCCAGCTCAAGTATTACCTGCACATTATTGGTTGAAGAGAATGTAATCAAATTTGGATGTGATTCTCTCAAGTGAATATAACTTTTCTGAGATAAATCACAATTATAATAGTTGGAAGAACCATGTCCTTAGAGTCTTGTAACATCTCCAATAGAAGATATTTATGAGTTGAGAATTACAATTAGCAAATTTGCatcatataaaacaaatataggTGTTAGAGTCAAATTAAAGCTATTCCGGGAACATACCAAAAAGTTGTCTCCTTGCTTTAG
This DNA window, taken from Vigna radiata var. radiata cultivar VC1973A chromosome 5, Vradiata_ver6, whole genome shotgun sequence, encodes the following:
- the LOC106760614 gene encoding LOB domain-containing protein 22-like; translation: MEGGTSSSRSTIQACAACKYQRRKCGPNCILAPFFPHYRQKQFLNAHKLFGVGKITSMIKPLDPVNRNSAINSIIFESDMRAKDPVGGCFRTILYLQSVIASAESELQFLLQHLAFFRAQPLHSIATPQPPSSSHHPYHQGMSLQESKQELGKDPSQLQRQQQPKDPCFNYNALQEDMNVSDIDNLVPFSPWLSPLDDISQYQHP